One window of Treponema denticola genomic DNA carries:
- a CDS encoding NAD(P) transhydrogenase subunit alpha — MSLELILVLVFVVTTLIGYKLIKNVPSLLHTPLMSGMNALSGITILATMTATAAAITTGSKIFGCIGIICATINVVAGFGLTDRMLKMFKTGNESKEGTK, encoded by the coding sequence ATGAGTTTGGAATTGATACTGGTTCTTGTCTTTGTTGTAACGACCCTTATAGGCTACAAACTGATCAAGAACGTACCAAGCCTTTTACATACCCCCCTTATGTCGGGTATGAATGCCTTATCCGGCATTACTATTTTGGCTACAATGACCGCTACGGCCGCTGCAATTACAACAGGCAGCAAGATTTTCGGCTGTATAGGCATCATTTGTGCAACAATAAACGTAGTTGCCGGCTTCGGTCTTACGGACAGAATGCTTAAAATGTTTAAAACGGGCAATGAATCTAAAGAGGGTACAAAATGA